In a genomic window of Pontibacter liquoris:
- a CDS encoding S46 family peptidase produces the protein MIRKHLIALFAATCLSLSSTVARPDEGMWLPMLLKQLNESEMQKKGMRLTADDIYSVNQSSLKDAIVSFGGFCTGEMISSEGLLLTNHHCGYGSVQEHSSVEHDYLTNGFWAMDKAQELPNPGLTATFIVRMEDVTKQLLAGTANAKTEAEREAIVQRNMAQVRKAATAGTHYEAVIKPYYYGNEYYMYITETFKDVRLVGAPPSSIGKFGGDTDNWMWPRHTGDFSLFRVYAGPDNAPAEYSPSNKPYKPRHHLPISLSGIKEGDFTLIFGFPGRTNEYLTSQAVKEIYEVSNPAKIKIRETKLNILDKDMKASDAIRIQYAAKYASIANYWKKWIGENRGIKKAKAIATKQQLEEQFARWIAADPARQQPYGSLLADFAKNYNALNGITISRDYYTEAANGIELLKFANTFIGLQELLEAKAPQQDINAMADKLEKSAPAFYKDYSAPTDQKVFAALLDLYYTGLDKQWHPAALDAAHDTYKGDFGKYAAAVYSKSLFTSEAGVKKALSAIRAGKKDVLAKDPAYQLSSNITTHYRNSVLPTYNQVNENLNLLYRTYMAGLREMQKDKTFYPDANSTLRVAYGLVEPFEPVDGVQYKYYTTLEGIIEKAETGAAEDYAIPAKLKELYLKKDYGPYGVNGQMPVAFIASNHTTGGNSGSPVINANGQLIGTNFDRNWEGTMSDIVYNPDQVRNIAVDARYMLFIVDKFAGAGHLVKEMTLITDDTSGLPQVDARREGEKKAPAKKKKQKAKKKNKAVAEVQ, from the coding sequence ATGATCCGTAAACATTTAATAGCCCTCTTTGCCGCTACCTGCCTGAGCCTGAGCTCTACCGTAGCGCGCCCGGATGAGGGAATGTGGCTGCCGATGCTCTTAAAGCAGCTCAACGAATCGGAGATGCAGAAAAAAGGCATGCGCCTTACTGCAGACGATATCTATAGTGTAAACCAGTCCAGCCTAAAAGATGCCATTGTGTCTTTTGGCGGCTTTTGTACCGGAGAGATGATCTCCTCCGAAGGCTTGCTGCTTACCAACCACCACTGCGGCTATGGCTCCGTGCAGGAACACAGCTCGGTGGAACACGACTACCTAACCAATGGCTTCTGGGCCATGGACAAGGCGCAGGAACTTCCGAACCCGGGGCTTACCGCCACGTTCATCGTGCGGATGGAAGACGTGACCAAGCAGCTACTGGCCGGCACTGCCAACGCGAAAACCGAAGCGGAACGCGAAGCCATTGTGCAGCGCAACATGGCTCAGGTGCGTAAGGCAGCCACGGCCGGCACACACTATGAGGCCGTGATCAAACCCTACTACTATGGCAACGAATACTACATGTATATCACTGAAACGTTTAAGGACGTGCGCCTGGTGGGAGCGCCACCATCTTCTATCGGTAAGTTCGGGGGCGATACTGACAACTGGATGTGGCCGCGCCACACCGGTGACTTCTCGCTCTTCCGGGTATATGCCGGCCCTGACAATGCACCTGCCGAGTATTCACCCTCGAACAAGCCTTACAAGCCCCGCCACCACCTGCCTATCTCGCTGAGCGGCATCAAAGAAGGTGACTTTACGCTGATCTTCGGTTTCCCGGGACGCACCAACGAGTACCTTACCTCCCAGGCCGTAAAGGAGATCTACGAGGTATCGAACCCGGCCAAGATCAAGATACGCGAAACAAAGCTCAACATCCTGGACAAGGACATGAAAGCTTCTGACGCTATCCGCATCCAGTATGCAGCCAAGTATGCTAGCATCGCCAACTACTGGAAAAAGTGGATCGGCGAAAACCGCGGCATTAAAAAAGCTAAGGCCATTGCCACCAAGCAGCAACTGGAAGAGCAGTTTGCCCGCTGGATAGCAGCCGATCCGGCGCGTCAGCAGCCGTATGGCAGCCTGCTAGCCGACTTTGCCAAAAATTATAATGCCCTGAACGGCATCACGATCTCCCGCGACTATTATACTGAAGCGGCCAATGGCATCGAGCTACTTAAGTTTGCCAACACGTTTATCGGCCTGCAGGAACTGCTGGAGGCAAAAGCCCCGCAACAGGACATTAACGCCATGGCCGACAAACTGGAGAAAAGCGCCCCTGCTTTCTACAAGGATTACAGCGCCCCAACTGACCAGAAAGTATTTGCCGCCTTGCTGGACCTCTACTACACCGGGCTGGACAAGCAATGGCATCCTGCTGCATTGGACGCCGCTCACGACACCTACAAAGGCGACTTTGGCAAGTATGCCGCAGCTGTTTACAGTAAATCGCTGTTTACCTCCGAAGCGGGCGTTAAAAAAGCGCTGTCAGCGATAAGAGCCGGCAAAAAGGATGTGCTTGCAAAAGACCCGGCCTACCAGCTGTCCAGCAACATTACAACCCATTACCGTAACAGTGTGCTGCCAACCTACAACCAGGTGAACGAGAACCTGAACCTACTTTACCGCACGTATATGGCAGGCCTGCGGGAGATGCAAAAGGACAAAACCTTTTACCCGGATGCAAACTCTACCCTGCGCGTAGCTTACGGACTGGTAGAACCTTTTGAACCGGTGGATGGCGTGCAGTATAAATATTACACTACGCTGGAAGGTATTATCGAGAAAGCAGAAACAGGGGCAGCCGAAGATTACGCCATCCCGGCTAAGCTGAAAGAGCTATACCTCAAAAAGGACTATGGCCCTTATGGCGTGAATGGCCAAATGCCGGTAGCCTTCATTGCATCTAACCATACAACCGGTGGCAACTCTGGCTCTCCGGTGATCAATGCCAACGGGCAGCTGATCGGCACGAACTTCGACCGCAACTGGGAAGGCACTATGAGCGATATCGTGTATAACCCCGACCAGGTTCGTAACATTGCCGTTGATGCGCGGTACATGCTCTTTATCGTTGACAAGTTTGCTGGCGCCGGGCACCTGGTGAAAGAAATGACCTTGATAACCGACGACACCTCGGGCCTGCCGCAGGTAGATGCCCGCCGTGAAGGGGAGAAAAAAGCACCTGCCAAAAAGAAAAAGCAGAAAGCTAAGAAAAAGAACAAAGCAGTGGCTGAAGTACAATAA
- a CDS encoding YkvA family protein — protein sequence MLNDWIQKGLVYSQNPAFRKYMGKASGLLAKPVKLGILLTTAYGKLVDSNSPKGSFEQIKEIMQTFIRLVRAYVSGDYRHVAKKSILIGVAVLLYLVTPLDIIPDFIPGIGLLDDLSLMAWFVTSFQREIENFRAWEADTSYAHIGSF from the coding sequence ATGCTAAACGACTGGATTCAAAAAGGACTTGTCTACTCACAAAACCCGGCTTTCCGGAAGTATATGGGCAAAGCCAGCGGGCTGCTGGCCAAACCAGTAAAGCTGGGCATCCTGCTCACCACGGCCTATGGCAAACTGGTGGACAGCAACAGCCCCAAAGGCAGCTTTGAACAGATAAAGGAGATCATGCAGACGTTCATACGCCTGGTGCGCGCCTATGTGAGCGGCGATTACCGCCATGTAGCTAAAAAATCGATTCTGATCGGGGTAGCCGTCCTGTTATACCTGGTTACGCCCTTAGACATTATCCCGGACTTTATACCGGGCATTGGCCTGCTCGATGACCTGAGTCTGATGGCCTGGTTTGTTACCTCCTTTCAGAGAGAGATCGAAAACTTCCGGGCCTGGGAAGCCGACACGAGCTACGCCCACATCGGCTCATTCTGA
- a CDS encoding glutamate synthase subunit beta: protein MGKERGFIELDRTLPPVREPEERIRDFKEIYLESGYELATQQATRCMDCGVPFCHSGCPLGNKIPDFNDAVYKNNWAQAFEILSSTNNFPEFTGRICPAPCESSCVLSINKAPVAIEFIEKTIAEKAFELGLIKPQQPLVRTGKQVAVVGSGPAGLAAATQLNLAGHWVTVFEKQDVIGGLLAYGIPDFKLEKWVIERRVQLLEAEGITFKTNVEVGITITAEALLASFDAVVLCCGAEVPKALPLKGHDLQGIHYAMDYLVQQNRRVRGLEVQQEAILATGKHVVVVGSGDTGSDCVGTANRQQAASVTQIARMYEPPQQRPDNNPWPQAPLIMQTSSSHEEGCTRSWALLTKAFVGDEKGHVKGLLVADLRCLEGAEGTIYEEIEGTERELPCDLALIAIGFAAPQPKGLLTQLGIAFDPNGSIEADQRFQTNVAKVFTAGDAHRGQSLVVWAISEGREAARAVDEYLMGTSSLPSKNLSVLDLMA from the coding sequence ATGGGAAAAGAAAGAGGATTTATAGAGCTGGATAGAACGTTGCCGCCTGTCCGAGAGCCGGAAGAGCGCATCCGTGATTTTAAGGAGATATACCTGGAGTCGGGCTACGAGCTGGCTACCCAGCAAGCCACCCGCTGCATGGATTGTGGTGTGCCTTTCTGCCACAGCGGCTGCCCGCTCGGAAATAAAATTCCAGACTTTAACGATGCCGTTTACAAAAACAACTGGGCGCAGGCCTTTGAAATACTGAGCAGCACCAACAACTTTCCGGAGTTTACCGGGCGCATCTGCCCGGCACCATGCGAGTCGTCCTGTGTGCTAAGTATAAACAAAGCGCCGGTGGCCATTGAGTTTATTGAGAAGACGATTGCCGAAAAAGCGTTCGAGTTAGGCCTGATCAAACCCCAGCAGCCTCTTGTGCGCACCGGTAAGCAGGTAGCAGTGGTTGGTTCGGGGCCGGCAGGCCTGGCTGCTGCCACGCAATTGAACCTGGCGGGGCACTGGGTAACGGTTTTTGAGAAGCAGGATGTGATTGGCGGCTTGCTGGCCTACGGCATACCTGACTTTAAGCTGGAAAAATGGGTGATCGAGCGCAGAGTGCAGTTGCTGGAAGCGGAAGGTATTACGTTTAAGACCAACGTAGAGGTGGGCATTACGATAACGGCTGAAGCGCTGCTGGCCAGCTTTGATGCCGTGGTGCTTTGCTGTGGAGCCGAGGTGCCCAAAGCGCTGCCGTTGAAAGGCCATGATCTGCAGGGTATCCACTATGCCATGGATTACCTGGTACAGCAAAACCGTCGCGTGCGGGGCCTGGAAGTGCAGCAGGAAGCCATACTTGCCACCGGCAAGCATGTGGTGGTGGTAGGCAGCGGCGATACGGGTTCCGATTGCGTGGGGACAGCGAACAGGCAGCAAGCAGCTTCCGTGACGCAGATCGCCCGTATGTATGAGCCCCCGCAGCAACGCCCCGACAACAATCCCTGGCCACAAGCCCCCCTGATCATGCAAACCTCCAGCTCGCACGAAGAAGGCTGCACCCGTTCCTGGGCCCTGCTGACCAAAGCGTTTGTGGGGGATGAGAAGGGGCATGTCAAAGGGTTGCTGGTGGCGGATCTGCGCTGCCTGGAAGGAGCGGAAGGAACCATTTACGAAGAAATAGAAGGTACCGAGCGCGAACTGCCCTGCGACCTGGCCCTGATCGCCATTGGTTTTGCCGCGCCGCAACCCAAAGGATTGCTGACGCAGTTGGGAATAGCCTTTGATCCTAACGGCAGCATAGAGGCCGATCAACGCTTTCAGACCAATGTAGCCAAGGTCTTTACGGCAGGAGACGCGCACCGCGGGCAATCGCTGGTTGTATGGGCCATCTCAGAAGGGAGAGAAGCGGCCCGCGCCGTAGACGAATACCTGATGGGAACGTCCTCGTTGCCTTCTAAAAATTTGTCGGTACTAGATCTGATGGCATAA